A window of Mangifera indica cultivar Alphonso chromosome 13, CATAS_Mindica_2.1, whole genome shotgun sequence contains these coding sequences:
- the LOC123195241 gene encoding COP1-interactive protein 1 isoform X4 — protein sequence MQEADGSGLKQFDDRSYEPEHKGDGNFILSKFVGIAAALEESASGLTGVHEITHEIKPTGKVNYATESTGPPVMSDALGILSPILDYQEAKSSLAVSHQDSSQLKDVMAGLPNEEISEMLSVDNGKDWKEEAEADTDSMMVSEQYKEQQCMTECNVQGGSAAEAMSSPSIKTESFVGDGCSISFLQHKEAVRRLSEDEFHSLPVSNARLGTDSLILAECGYPDSFERLKDELYLTSFGKDVFHLQLSEMSDLQLEFDQHRHQFLEEISVLRTSLNEVQEGRECLAAELAHCRSELLAVDRRREELENQVHLVKEEAQQFSGRALELQISLERSKGDLSSLSKELADCKDLVASIRLENENLQGTITSVMEDRRNLVEEKESYQQENEKLSLELANCKSLVASLEVEISNFSGTLALMAEERKKLKEEKESLGHENRELSMELTDLKNLVAALRAENADLNGSYSLMTEERKKLDEEKESIHCENNKLSMELTDCKGLVAALQLQIAHLNEGLAKITAEREKLKEDKEFFAQENERLSDELLVSQEKLSTKNEECVQDCVTSTPMLEKPSPDGPTGEPPRDLVEQDVVGDSFVLVVLKEHIEEAEKLLQNLEKAIEGMHAESMSFNKSSGKVASPAVSRLIQAFESKQQHDEHEELEVEEKVGDLFMLTKGQTGGLMVLLQQLHLDAEKVKEEWRKDSKVPFNELQVEYEALKQYSDYLEAPNIELGILYEALKQHVFELNAKNNELQVLIEALEQQDLGLKAEYAALGVKVNGYQSRVSELLSQLHDLERSSDEKALDIENQLESLQKEATEMAVILEKEWNTKIPHIIETIGRLDASAGRMSTSAISRNADIGLDVNSYIAASVSATIKVIEDLQEKLEVARIDHQAVCSSYEEVNDKFNNLLQKNEATSVMLHKIYGELRKLLIDSYGVVDDEHEMNFEGGNVHDSIDYIKYKTIVDQLGTFLGERLQLQSLNNELNSELIRRANDIEELNQRCLDLDAIQKLIEDVEGIVKPDCAGTNLDKTPASYLESLVSSLVQKYKQGCEHVTSLTEEFGSKVMELTELQETVQQLSALNLSYEIEILALKESLSWAEEVLAVTRSELNVKISELEQSDQRVSSIREKLSIAVAKGKGLVVQRDNLKQSLAETSKELERCSQELQLKDSWLHELETKLKSYMEAGERVEALESELSYIRNSATALRESFLLKDSVLQRIEEILEDLDLPEHFHSGGTIEKVEWLARSATGNSLAVTDWDQKSSIGGSYTDTGFVVMDAWKEDAPLSSSSGEDMRRKYEELQGKFYGLAEQNEMLEQSLMERNLLVQRWEEVLDRVNMPSHMQSKEPEDRILWLGTALLEAHEESSTLQRKIGNLENYCGSVTADLEESQKRISGLEAELQAVVDERENLSERLKILIPDHEKISVKAAQFEVENEKLQSEVTGLHEKLAEKVRNEDRIRNIEGEIHRLEDLVTDALHDPGAKELVSGESTTECLEVLLSKLIERYSALATAKPSLEGAVDEHYSEETCANLDESRGRDMLLTEEPCISGMKKDLEEALQNLMHVKEERDVYMEGQKSLLCEFEALDKKRGELQELLIQEEQKSASLREKLSVAVRKGKSLVQQRDSLKQTVEEMTNELERLKSEIRDLSTYPKTVEALESERLFLRNRLTETEQLLQERDHILNVIINALGDIDVGGESTISDPVEKVEQIGKQFRDLHAALASSEQESRKSRRAAELLLAELNEVQERNDAFQEELANTANELTDLYKEKGEAEAAKLEALTRLEQLSAVNSEGKQKQYSELMAFKNVVDELKKHFSDINNVLADVFSKDLELLQNVEKFMESCSKQGDTTSVVEMPNLSAYDGSTPSNSEHREKLLSVDSWLGPKVPAYVDDSIIVEVYSSVGCSLQELKTDFGVLKEKLHRHPIALHDKASGLSKAMEILSREMSNQINLFGALKRDVMRMESIEKEKDMEIVSLRRNFTVLYDACANSIMEIQNRKAELTGNTLVVQDLGMNLNPASFVDGLSFGGQTHFSEECGKAIAENLLSAVKDFAIMRTEVVEGNLEEMKITIANLQRELQEKDIQKDRICAELVSQIKEAEAAVRSYSLDIQSSQTQVYDMEQQMKIMEEERSLLKQRVNELLDDQASLVELQDTVKSLSDVLVSKDQEIEALMQALDEEETQMEELNNKLEELEKVVQQKNIELENLEASRGKISKRLLVTVNKFDELHHLSESLLAEVEKLQSQLQDRDSEISFLRQEVTRCTNDVLVASQMNNMRNLEEFQEFLSWFDSMISQVGVHDLPIDDRKISQVHEYKEILQKKISAIISEFEELQVVAQSRDALLQVEKSKVQELTHREEILRKSLSEKESQINMLEGVEDSGQETSFTSEILEVEPLINKWAAPGPSMTSQVRSLRKVNNDQVAIAIDTEPGSTGGRLEDEDEDKVHGFKSLTTSRIVPKFTRPATDMIDGLWVSCDRALMRQPALRLGIIVYWAILHTLLAVFVF from the exons ATGCAGGAAGCTGATGGTTCGGGTTTGAAGCAATTTGATGATAGAAGCTATGAACCAGAGCATAAAGGAGATGGGAATTTCATTCTCTCTAAGTTTGTTGGAATTGCTGCAGCTCTTGAAGAATCAGCTTCAGGACTGACTGGTGTACATGAAATTACCCATGAAATAAAGCCAACTGGAAAGGTTAATTATGCCACTGAGTCAACTGGGCCACCTGTTATGTCGGATGCACTTGGGATTTTGTCTCCCATCTTGGATTATCAAGAAGCCAAAAGTTCTTTGGCAGTTAGTCATCAAGATTCAAGTCAGTTGAAAGATGTAATGGCAGGCTTACCTAATGAAGAAATATCAGAAATGCTCTCTGTGGACAATGGAAAGGACTGGAAAGAAGAGGCCGAAGCAGATACAGATAGTATGATGGTTTCAGAACAGTATAAGGAGCAGCAGTGTATGACTGAGTGTAATGTTCAAGGAGGATCTGCTGCAGAAGCAATGTCGAGTCCATCTATAAAAACTGAGTCTTTTGTTGGAGATGGGTGCTCAATCAGCTTTTTGCAGCACAAGGAGGCGGTTAGGAGGCTTAGTGAGGATGAGTTCCACTCTCTTCCTGTTTCTAATGCACGGTTGGGAACTGATAGTTTGATCCTAGCTGAGTGTGGTTATCCAGATTCTTTTGAGAGACTGAAAGACGAGTTATATCTCACAAGTTTTGGAAAAGATGTATTTCATTTGCAACTCTCAGAAATGTCTGATTTGCAATTGGAATTTGATCAGCATCGTCACCAGTTTCTTGAAGAAATATCAGTGCTCCGTACTTCCCTGAATGAAGTTCAAGAGGGGAGAGAATGCCTGGCTGCAGAGCTTGCACATTGTAGGTCTGAACTCCTAGCTGTTGATAGAAGGAGAGAGGAGCTTGAAAACCAAGTTCATTTAGTGAAGGAAGAGGCTCAGCAGTTTTCTGGTAGGGCACTTGAATTGCAGATTAGCTTGGAAAGATCAAAAGGGGATTTGTCAAGCCTGTCAAAGGAGTTAGCTGACTGCAAGGATTTGGTTGCTTCCATACGGCTGGAGAATGAGAACTTACAAGGGACTATTACTTCAGTGATGGAGGATAGAAGGAATCTTGTGGAGGAAAAGGAGTCTTATCAGCAAGAGAATGAGAAGCTGTCATTGGAGTTAGCTAACTGCAAGAGTTTGGTTGCTTCTCTAGAGGTAGAAATTTCCAACTTCAGTGGGACTCTGGCTTTAATGGCTgaggaaagaaagaaacttaAAGAGGAAAAGGAGTCTCTCGGTCATGAGAATAGGGAACTTTCCATGGAATTGACtgatttgaagaatttggtgGCTGCTCTACGGGCTGAAAATGCTGACTTAAATGGGAGTTATTCTTTGATGACAGAGGAGAGAAAGAAGCTTGATGAAGAAAAAGAGTCCATTCATTGTGAGAATAATAAACTATCTATGGAATTGACAGACTGCAAGGGTTTGGTGGCGGCTCTACAGTTACAAATTGCCCACTTAAATGAGGGCCTTGCTAAAATAACCGCGGAGAGAGAGAAGCTTAAGGAGGACAAGGAATTTTTTGCCCAAGAGAATGAGAGGCTGTCAGATGAGCTTCTTGTTTCTCAAGAGAAATTGTCTACTAAAAATGAGGAATGTGTGCAGGATTGTGTTACTTCTACTCCCATGTTGGAGAAACCCTCACCTGATGGGCCAACTGGCGAGCCACCGCGTGATCTGGTTGAACAGGATGTTGTTGGTGATTCTTTTGTGCTGGTAGTCCTAAAAGAACACATAGAGGAGGCAGAGAAATTGCTGCAGAACCTTGAAAAGGCCATTGAAGGGATGCACGCGGAGTCGATGTCCTTTAACAAATCCAGTGGTAAAGTAGCTTCACCAGCAGTTTCCAGACTAATTCAAGCATTTGAGTCAAAGCAGCAGCATGATGAACATGAGGAACTTGAGGTAGAAGAAAAGGTTGGAGATCTCTTTATGTTAACAAAAGGGCAAACAGGGGGTTTGATGGTATTGCTTCAGCAGTTGCACCTGGATGCTGAAAAGGTTAAAGAGGAGTGGAGAAAAGATTCTAAAGTTCCATTCAATGAACTCCAGGTTGAATATGAAGCTTTGAAGCAATACAGTGACTATTTGGAAGCACCAAACATTGAGCTTGGGATTCTGTATGAAGCTTTAAAGCAACATGTGTTCGAACTTAATGCAAAGAATAATGAGCTTCAAGTTCTCATTGAAGCTTTAGAACAACAAGACCTTGGTCTGAAAGCAGAATATGCTGCACTTGGTGTAAAAGTGAATGGGTACCAATCAAGAGTTAGTGAGTTACTGAGTCAATTGCATGATTTAGAGCGAAGTTCAGATGAGAAGGCTTTGGACattgaaaatcaattagaaAGTTTGCAGAAGGAAGCAACTGAGATGGCAGTGATACTTGAAAAAGAATGGAATACAAAAATTCCTCATATTATTGAAACAATAGGAAGGCTTGATGCATCTGCTGGTAGAATGTCAACCTCTGCCATCTCACGCAATGCTGATATTGGCTTGGATGTAAATAGCTACATTGCTGCCTCTGTAAGTGCCACCATCAAGGTGATTGAAGATCTGCAGGAGAAACTAGAAGTTGCTCGTATAGACCATCAAGCAGTCTGTTCGTCTTATGAAGAAGTGAATGATAAGTTCAATAATTTGCTGCAAAAGAATGAAGCAACTTCTGTTATGTTACATAAGATATATGGTGAGCTTAGGAAACTTTTAATTGATTCATATGGGGTTGTGGATGATGAACATGAGATGAACTTTGAAGGTGGAAATGTGCACGATTCGATTGACTACATCAAGTATAAAACCATTGTGGATCAACTGGGAACTTTTCTGGGTGAGAGACTGCAACTCCAGTCCTTAAACAATGAACTTAATTCTGAGTTGATCAGGAGAGCTAATGATATTGAGGAATTGAACCAGAGATGTCTTGATTTAGATGCCATTCAGAAGTTAATAGAAGATGTTGAGGGTATTGTGAAACCGGACTGCGCTGGAACCAACTTGGATAAAACACCGGCTTCTTACCTTGAATCATTGGTGTCTTCACTTGTTCAGAAGTACAAACAGGGTTGTGAGCATGTGACTTCATTGACAGAAGAGTTTGGATCCAAGGTGATGGAATTGACAGAACTTCAGGAGACAGTGCAGCAGCTATCTGCTTTGAACCTTAGTTATGAAATTGAAATCCTTGCTCTGAAGGAAAGTTTAAGTTGGGCAGAAGAAGTCCTTGCTGTCACACGTTCTGAGTTAAATGTAAAGATAAGTGAACTTGAACAGTCAGACCAGCGGGTATCTTCTATCAGAGAGAAGCTCAGCATTGCTGTTGCCAAGGGGAAGGGTTTGGTTGTTCAGCGTGATAATCTCAAGCAGTCTCTAGCTGAGACATCCAAGGAACTGGAAAGATGCTCTCAGGAGTTACAGTTGAAGGATTCTTGGCTTCATGAGCTAGAAACAAAACTTAAGTCCTATATGGAGGCAGGTGAGCGTGTGGAAGCTCTTGAATCTGAGCTTTCATACATTCGCAACTCAGCAACTGCTTTAAGAGAATCATTTCTTCTCAAGGACTCTGTACTCCAGAGAATTGAAGAGATCCTGGAAGACCTAGATTTACCTGAGCATTTTCATTCAGGAGGCACAATTGAAAAGGTTGAGTGGTTAGCAAGATCAGCCACTGGTAACTCTTTGGCTGTCACTGACTGGGATCAAAAGAGTTCTATAGGAGGGTCCTACACTGATACTGGGTTTGTGGTTATGGATGCCTGGAAAGAAGATGCACCACTGAGCTCTAGTTCAGGGGAAGATATGAGGAGAAAGTATGAGGAGCTTCAAGGTAAGTTCTATGGGTTGGCTGAGCAAAATGAAATGCTGGAACAGTCATTAATGGAGAGAAATCTTTTGGTGCAACGATGGGAAGAAGTTCTGGACAGAGTTAACATGCCCTCACATATGCAATCTAAGGAACCTGAGGATAGGATTCTGTGGTTGGGAACTGCACTTTTGGAAGCTCATGAGGAGAGTAGTACTCTCCAGCGGAAGATTGGTAACCTGGAAAACTATTGTGGATCAGTAACTGCTGATTTGGAAGAGTCACAAAAGAGGATATCTGGCCTTGAGGCTGAACTCCAAGCTGTTGTAGATGAGAGGGAAAATCTTTCTGAAAGATTGAAAATTCTGATCCCTGATCATGAGAAAATTTCAGTAAAGGCAGCCCAGTTTGAAGTTGAGAATGAAAAACTGCAGAGTGAAGTAACTGGTTTGCATGAGAAATTGGCTGAGAAGGTGAGGAATGAGGACCGCATTCGCAACATTGAAGGTGAGATACATAGATTGGAGGACTTGGTTACTGATGCATTGCATGACCCTGGTGCAAAAGAGCTGGTTTCTGGTGAGAGTACTACTGAGTGCTTGGAGGTATTGCTGAGTAAACTTATAGAGCGCTACTCAGCCCTTGCTACTGCAAAACCCAGCCTTGAGGGTGCAGTAGATGAGCACTACTCTGAGGAAACTTGTGCAAATCTTGATGAATCACGAGGTAGAGATATGCTACTTACCGAGGAACCTTGCATATCAGGTATGAAGAAAGACCTGGAGGAGGCTCTTCAGAATCTAATGCATGTGAAGGAAGAGAGAGATGTATATATGGAGGGGCAAAAATCTTTACTTTGTGAATTTGAAGCACTTGATAAAAAACGAGGAGAGTTGCAAGAGTTGCTTATTCAGGAGGAGCAGAAGTCAGCTTCTCTGAGGGAGAAGTTAAGTGTTGCAGTTAGAAAAGGAAAGTCATTGGTTCAACAGAGGGATAGCCTGAAACAAACTGTTGAAGAGATGACTAATGAACTCGAGCGCTTGAAATCTGAGATTAGGGACTTATCTACATACCCCAAAACAGTGGAAGCCCTAGAATCTGAGAGACTGTTCTTGAGGAATCGTTTGACAGAAACTGAACAGCTATTGCAGGAGAGAGACCATATTTTGAATGTGATTATTAATGCCTTAGGTGACATTGATGTTGGGGGTGAAAGTACAATCAGTGATCCTGTTGAGAAGGTAGAACAGATTGGGAAACAATTCCGTGATTTGCATGCAGCTCTGGCTTCTTCAGAACAAGAATCGAGGAAATCTAGAAGAGCGGCAGAGTTACTGCTTGCAGAGTTAAATGAAGTTCAAGAGAGAAATGATGCTTTCCAGGAAGAGTTGGCAAATACTGCCAATGAACTCACAGATCTCTACAAGGAAAAGGGGGAAGCTGAAGCTGCCAAACTTGAAGCACTCACACGTCTTGAACAGTTATCAGCAGTTAATTCTGAGGGAAAACAGAAACAATATTCTGAGTTAATGGCCTTTAAAAATGTTGTTGATGAACTGAAGAAACACTTTTCTGACATTAATAATGTATTAGCTGATGTTTTCTCCAAGGACTTGGAATTGCTGCAAAATGTGGAAAAATTTATGGAGTCTTGTTCGAAGCAAGGGGACACTACTAGTGTGGTTGAAATGCCTAATTTAAGTGCATATGACGGTAGTACTCCCAGCAATTCAGAACACAGG GAGAAACTTCTATCAGTGGATTCATGGTTAGGTCCCAAAGTACCAGCCTATGTTGATGATAGTATAATAGTTGAAGTTTATAGTTCTGTTGGGTGTAGTTTGCAAGAGTTGAAGACTGATTTTGGTGTTTTGAAGGAAAAGTTGCATAGACACCCTATAGCATTACATGATAAAGCAAGCGGTCTATCTAAAGCAATGGAGATTCTTAGCAGAGAAATGTCTAATCAGATAAATTTATTTGGAGCCTTGAAAAGAGATGTTATGCGTATGGaatcaattgaaaaagaaaaggatatGGAAATTGTCTCATTGCGGAGAAATTTTACTGTGCTTTATGATGCATGTGCTAATTCTATCATGGAAATACAAAACAGAAAAGCTGAGCTGACTGGAAATACATTGGTTGTTCAAGACCTGGGAATGAACTTGAATCCAGCATCATTTGTTGATGGACTCTCTTTTGGTGGACAGACCCATTTCTCTGAAGAATGTGGCAAGGCTATTGCAGAGAATCTATTATCAGCTGTCAAGGATTTTGCTATTATGAGAACTGAAGTTGTAGAAGGTAATCTAGAGGAAATGAAAATCACCATTGCAAATTTGCAGAGAGAGCTTCAGGAGAAGGACATCCAAAAAGACAGGATTTGTGCAGAGCTTGTTAGTCAAATCAAGGAAGCTGAAGCTGCCGTTCGCAGTTACTCACTGGATATTCAATCTTCCCAAACTCAGGTGTATGATATGGAACAGCAAATGAAAATCATGGAGGAGGAACGAAGCCTATTGAAGCAGAGAGTGAATGAGTTGCTAGATGATCAAGCTTCCTTAGTGGAGTTGCAGGATACGGTCAAATCACTGTCTGATGTGCTAGTTTCCAAGGACCAAG AAATTGAGGCACTAATGCAAGCGCTTGATGAGGAGGAGACCCAAATGGAAGAATTGAACAACAAACTTGAGGAATTGGAAAAAGTTGTGCAACAAAAGAACATAGAGTTGGAGAATCTTGAAGCTTCTCGTGGAAAGATTTCAAAAAGGCTTTTGGTTACTGTGAACAAGTTTGATGAGCTTCATCATTTGTCTGAAAGTCTTCTTGCTGAGGTTGAAAAACTACAATCACAATTGCAAGATCGGGATTCTGAGATTTCTTTCTTGAGGCAGGAGGTCACTAGATGTACCAATGATGTTCTTGTTGCATCACAGATGAACAACATGAGAAATTTAGAAGAGTTCCAGGAGTTTTTGTCCTGGTTTGACTCCATGATTTCTCAGGTTGGAGTCCATGATTTGCCTATTGATGATAGGAAAATCAGTCAAGTGCATGAATACAAGGAAATACTTCAGAAGAAGATATCAGCGATAATATCTGAATTTGAGGAACTGCAGGTAGTGGCTCAAAGCCGGGATGCATTGTTGCAAGTAGAAAAGAGTAAAGTTCAAGAGTTAACACACAGGGAAGAGATTCTTCGGAAGTCTTTAAGTGAGAAGGAGTCACAAATAAACATGCTTGAAGGAGTGGAAGATTCAGGCCAGGAAACTAGTTTTACATCTGAAATTTTAGAAGTTGAACCATTG ATAAACAAGTGGGCAGCACCTGGACCCTCTATGACATCTCAAGTTCGCAGTCTGCGTAAAGTCAACAATGATCAAGTTGCGATTGCTATAGATACTGAGCCTGGCAGTACTGGTGGTAGGTTAGAAGACGAAGATGAGGATAAAG TTCATGGTTTCAAGTCACTTACTACATCAAGAATTGTTCCAAAATTTACAAGACCTGCAACAGACATGATAGATGGCCTATG GGTCTCTTGTGATCGGGCACTCATGCGACAGCCTGCTTTACGTCTTGGTATTATAGTCTATTGGGCTATACTGCATACACTTCTGGctgtttttgtgttttaa